CCTctgcacaaacagaaaacctGTGACCCTGTGATAACTCTACCTCCAAGGTGAACAGAGTGGGAGACATACTTTATATCGACAAATTTACGTATGGCGATGAACTTATGCGACTTAACATATGGAAATTGCTTTATAGTAGGACAAAAAAAGCTATCCTCTGAGCGGCACTTCGGTGGAAAAAAAACGCTTTGTAAGGAGAGAGTTCAGCGGAGAATGACCTTACTGATTTAAGCTGATTGAAAGGCGACAATGACCCAAATATCCATGCCTTACAGCAATGCTATACAAAAGACCATCTCTGAACAGACAACACTTCAAACCTTGATGTGTATTGGCTTCAGCAGCAGAAAATCTTGTAACTGAGTTAATGCCTAGCTAGTGATCATGTCAACATGGTACAGAAACTCAAAGTAACATTTCCAGTCTTATTGAAACCATGTCACAAAGATTCCAGCTGTTCCAGGACAAAAGGGAGTCCTACCCATGATTAGaaaggtgtacctaataaagtggcccCACCAAGTGTATGCCTTTGTTTCAAGCCTTCAGGAAGATTTTGGTGCCCCCTTTCCCATCATATTCTTTTTAGTattcttctctggtttcagtaagattatataacattttggaataaaaatacaaatgagcaGTCCAAAACTTGAAGCCAGAATtgcaaatatctccacagcaacactgaacttcccaggagagctgacatatGCTGGGATAAAAGTTATCCATactgcacagaatatcagcatgctaaaggTGATAAATTTGGCTTCATTGAAATTATCAGGCAGTTTCCGAGCCAGAAAAGcaagaataaaacacaacatggccAGAAGTCCAATGTACCCAAGTACAGCCCAAAAGCCTACAGCTGAGCCCAGAGCACACTCTAAGATGATTTTATCGTTGAACTTCTTAAAATTCTTAaatggaaaaggaggagaaattgTTAACCAGAGGATACAAATGACAACTTGTATCAGCGTGAAACCCAGAACACTCAGTTTCTGCTGTGCAGGACCAAAccatttcatcacatcactACCTGGGAGTGTGGCCCTGAAGGCCATTAACACCACTATGGTTTTCCCTagaacacaagagatacagaggacAAAGGTGATGCCAAATGCTGTGTGTCGCAGCATGCAGGACCACTCAGAGGGCCGGCCGATGAAGGTcagagaacacaggaaacacagaatCAAGgaaaagagcagcaggaagctcagctcagagttgttggccCTGACAATAGGAGTCTGTCTGTATCTGAAGAAAATGAACGCCACAACAGCAGTCATGCATGTTCCAAATAGAGAAGCTGCAGTGAGCAGTGCTCCCATAATCTCTTCATATGAGAGAAACTCTGCCTCCTTTTTTACACAGgcatctcttctctcatttgaCCAGAATTCAGGGTGGCATATCACACAAGTGATAGaatctgaaaaacaatgaaaacaggtGTTAGACTTGCTCATGAATTTGTCTCTATTTTGCATCTTTGCTGTCAAGACAGACACTGCACCAATACTTGATTTATATAAGTGCTTCACACTGGGGCTTTAgccttgacacacacacacacacacacacacacatatatatatatatatatatatataaaaatacataatcGCTATACAATGCCTGTCCCTGCAGGGGACTCCCCCGATGCTTTTGAACACAGATGATAAATCTATGACATTCCTTAACATTTGCATGTGGTCATGGCAACTTTTTGTCATATAACTAATATTACCACACCTGTGGTGTTGCTCATTTCTCCCTCTGCACACCTTAAACAGTCATAGCAGCAGACAGGCTTTCCTTTTTGAAGAACCTTTCGAGTTCCCGGTGGACATTTCTCACTGCAAACTGACAAAGGCACCTGCATGAACAAAATGACAATGAGAAAAATGTATGTGCCCTCACTTTGACAAGGGGTCTGTGAAGGCATATACTGTTGACGcagatgcagcaaaacaaaacattgtttatcCAGTGAcatattatttaaattaaaataaattaacattaacaattACAGTAATCACATGGTAGCTTACCTGTTGTGAGTTCTGCGCCCAAATTAAAGACTTATTTTGCAGTTTTAGCTGTTTGTCTTCCGACAAAGAAGCATCATAGAGACCAACTGTGACAAAGTCCACAATGCCATTTTCTGTTGGCTGCCAGtttataatttcatattttgCTGCTGGGTCTCCATTCTCATTAAAGTAAACTTCATCTCCTTCCTTTGTTGTGAACCGAATCTTTCTTATGTGCTGTAAAATCTAAGGACATATGGATCAATGTAGGTCATCATCTGACAAACTTTATATAGGACTCTTGATCATTGAGAATGATAGACAgcaaccatttttaaaaatgaacttaaaCCATTTTCTTTCTCAGCATGACTAGATATAAAAATTAAGTCTTTGGTGTTCAACTAACCGTGAATGGATATAGCTGCACCTTgttgttacatgttttattacagctcAGAATATTATGAAGTGCATGGGCCACAGCATATACTCCTTTATAAACATTGTAAAAGATAGGCATGAGTGACATATCAGTATATGTGTTTTGCACTCCAGTCACATCTTCATGTCCAGTACATTCTTTTTGActttctgctgatgattttgaATGCTTGAACTTACAGTCAAATAATGTCTCCCAGAAATCTGAAAACAATTCATTATTAGTTGAATTGAGTGGCTTCACATTCAAAATGAACTCTCTCATGCCACTGACATGTGCTTTTGGGATGGACAGGCCTATGGCACCATCCAGAATATGATGCCTATCCATGGCTGCAGTTTGGGAATCAAAGATCCAGGCCTCAGTGCCCACCCACTGATACCCAGTCAAGTTGTGGCGAGACAGCTCATGTATTAGCATGTCTATATCCATGTGAGCGAGGAAAGTGACAATCACCTTGGAAGTGGAAGTTTTGATAATGTCAactatcttttttattttgtctggtGGATCTGTTCTATAGAAAGATACAGAGTACTCGAGACAGATACCCAGCTGCTGGGCGGCTTCTGTAAATGTGGCCATGCCATCATTGCCGTAATCATCATTTGATCTAATAGCTCCAACCCAAGTCCAACCAAAGTACTTGACCAACTGGGCCAGGGCTCTGCTCTGGTAGTAATCACTGGGTATTGTTCTGAGGAATGATGGGTACTTGGTTTTATCACTGAGACAAGCACAAGTAGCAAAGTGGCtgatctaaaagaaaaaagatatgATATTCCAAGAAGACTATTATATAAAACTCACAGCTCACaacaactttttcaaatctcCTTATTATTACCAACTGGaagaacacactcacacatacaatttaattttcACCAACTTACCCACCAGTGGGATATGAAAGGGTCCAATGACAGTAGAGATAGCCATGGAAGGAGTGGAATGACCTACACCCACAATGGCCTGCACTTGGCCAGGTTTTGTACATGCTTCATCAGAGGCTGCAGATGTCTCTTCATTACCATTAGTCAAGGCCAGTGTGACCCCCACTCCTCTTGAAATGGAGCCACAGATATCAAAGATCTTATATCCCAGAGAGATGCCAGGCAGTAGGTCTGTGCTATTATTAATCTCTTCTATGGCTAATAGCATAGCCTGGGTATACTGGATCCCTCTTAAATTGAAACTTGATGCAGacaattatgaaaaaaaaagaaattttaaACAATTTGTTCTTGAAAGAGAAACAAGAGCACAGTAAATGAAAGCATTCTGATTGtattaacacacacagcaatggATATCTTAATCCTCAGTTTGATAACCATTTTGTACCTTTTTTATCTGCACTCCCTGCTTCTTATATATTTTacatctatgtatatatatgtttccAGTGTAATTTACCTTGTGCATTGCAGTGGCAGTGGTTTATGCATGTAGGTATCCATTCTGCCTTTCCATTTGCTGTGGAAAGAAAAGACTCCCCCCAACATAATGTCCCCATCTTTAGATAGTTGCGGGGTCTCTGGATCTGCTCTTCGCCTGCACACTGGTTCCTCAGCCTGAGAGATGGACGCCACCAATAAAAGCAGTAAGAGTGCCCAACCGTTCTCTAACCACCTCTGTGTGGATGTCATACTGTTACCAAAGAACATCATCTGTACCAATACCATAAATCAAAATATCTCCCtggtatttatacattttggagaaccttaaaaaaataatggatGTCTGATCTCTGTGGATCCAGAAGGTGGAGCGAGAGGAGGGAGGTGCCCAAACAGGCCTCATCCTAGTTCAAATATCTAAACTGTGTATGCTGTAAAATAGGAATATTTAATTGTGCTtcagaaaagtttttttaatttttttttattttctacataacatttcaacattattGGGGCACAATCTGTActttaaatcaataataatataGAATGATGGTGATGTGAAGTTGATTATTAGACTCAGTGGGCTAAATAAAATGCCCCACTGTAACAAAGGTTCAGTTCTTGGCCCTTTATTAAGTACTGTACACATAAATTGCCCTGGACAGAATATTCCAAACTGagcttttttatttcaacactgATAATAGAGTACAAGTACAGCTTTGACAACTCCAACTTAatgcagataaaacaaaacCTGTTTTCTGTACCACTTGAAAAACAGTAAGATCTACATTGTCTCAGAAAAATGTGACCAGAACAACAAATTGAGTTGCAACCCACTTggggtctcatttataaaactctgTGGAGAATCCACACTTAATGTTTTTGTACGTTCAAATGATTAAATGTAAGTTCGACAAAAAAAGTTCTGATTTATAAAACCTGGCGttccttttataaatcccaaatcaacTTGGAAACGTTCGCACATGGATCCGCCCCTTATCCCACTCTCTCCACACCCACATTCCACCATAAATGGTCAATGCAAAGGGCCTTATCAATGTTAATGCATGGAGCTGAGTCTACTTGATGGTTCTTTACAGTGAATCATGGCCACAACCGAGAGGAAGGCGAAGAAAATCGCACAGAAAACGAGGTGTTTGTGGATGAGGCAGACATTAAAAAGCACACATTGTTAACTCTTTCATTCACGTAGTCCTCCAGCCGTACAAGGACATTGAAAGGGTGCGCATCCATCATGCGCAAgtgtatttatatgtttaaaGCAATCAGACTGACTGCTTCACACCCGCCAAAATGATCACGACAATCAGTGGTAACCCCCACCCTAgaatatcatttgaaaatgtaagtttGATGCTtgaacacaatttatttattacatttagttATGATTAACTCGGCCTGCATTAGAtcaggactcacaatgaggacTTGGAGTGTAACGATTGTGTGAGAGAGCCGTCACTGACTTTATTCCAGGCTTCGATAATTTATACAATCCATTCAGTGCGCTCCGGTTGCCTGACAGAAGTCATGTTTACCCCAgcgattttacacacaaaactacatgGCCACTAAAATTCTATTTAGCAGTATATCCACAGTATTAGAAGATATTATTAATTCTAATTAATATCTAGCGGTATTAGGATGATTTGATATTAGGCTTTGCTTACATCGTTTACAATTGAAAGGTGGTTATGGAATAAAAATAGCGCAAGTACACATAATGCGGCTGGTTTTAATGTTCATCATGAAGTGGATCTACGCTTAACGTTTGATATTAAGTGGGATTAAATGTGTGAGGCATCATTTTACAATCTGGCTTCAATTCACCAACTCGCCATATGCGTCAACAATACCCCTCACCTCCAAATATTCATATGCATGGGTCAGAGTTTGCTTACAGGTGTGCACATTCtcctattttgtttttatagatcaCAGCTTTTGCATTGGAGGTGGCGTATGCCTCTTTCAGGCTCCATTTTGTGCGTACGCAATGTTTATAAGTGAGACCCCAAGGCTTTTTGTTCGATAACTACTAGTCTTTTAAGTCGCATGTCCAACGTATTAAAAAAAGCTATTAGGATTCCATTATAGAAACAAGTCTTGTGAGCACAAGGTGGTAGTTAACTACTGTCAGCTACTGAAATTACAAATAATTTGGGGCCAGacaggattttcttttctttctttttttttattttaccattaCTTCTCTACTGTAATTGAACCCCAATGTTTTATGATGTCACATTCCTGGCTGACTACCAACATAATTTATTGAATGTCTGCTTTTGCCAATggaacaataaaatgtttgcagtATTTAGCTGCAAATGATAAATCACACAGATTAACTCTGCTAAAACATGAGATGGCTCTTGATTATAGTTTGGCAAAAACTGGAGGTCTATGCATGGCATTAAACTTAACAGGTGAGGCATGTGTCACACTTATCCCTGATAATTCAGACAATATCACCAGTGTGATCACAGTGCTTGAGAAGATTTGCGATGCATTTGGTCCTTCTGAATCGGCAGTTTTTAGTTTCAACAAATTGTTAAATGACCACTTCGGCCCCGGGGGTACTCTGATCAATTATGTATTTATCCCTGTTCTGATTGTTCTTGGTATTACTTTATGCTTTTGTACCTGTGTGCCAACTCATATGCAAGCCCTTATGTATAGATTGACAGGCAGAGTAGTTGGAGGGAAGACATCATTATATCTTAAATTACCACTTCAATCAACCAATGATAGCGAACCAGATTTTCATTCCATGTCAGAATAGGCCCCAGGAAACCCATATAATGATTCAGATGATGAGTTGGTATAGTAAGGCTTTGTTCTTTTAgtgtgatttgtttgttgttgtatttttccttttattgttgCAGAAAGTCAGACAAAATTGAGTTCCAATTGAATGTCTGTAGAGTAGTATGGAATTACACGAGC
This is a stretch of genomic DNA from Pagrus major chromosome 2, Pma_NU_1.0. It encodes these proteins:
- the LOC141019648 gene encoding extracellular calcium-sensing receptor-like; this translates as MLGGVFSFHSKWKGRMDTYMHKPLPLQCTSFNLRGIQYTQAMLLAIEEINNSTDLLPGISLGYKIFDICGSISRGVGVTLALTNGNEETSAASDEACTKPGQVQAIVGVGHSTPSMAISTVIGPFHIPLISHFATCACLSDKTKYPSFLRTIPSDYYQSRALAQLVKYFGWTWVGAIRSNDDYGNDGMATFTEAAQQLGICLEYSVSFYRTDPPDKIKKIVDIIKTSTSKVIVTFLAHMDIDMLIHELSRHNLTGYQWVGTEAWIFDSQTAAMDRHHILDGAIGLSIPKAHVSGMREFILNVKPLNSTNNELFSDFWETLFDCKFKHSKSSAESQKECTGHEDVTGVQNTYTDMSLMPIFYNVYKGVYAVAHALHNILSCNKTCNNKVQLYPFTILQHIRKIRFTTKEGDEVYFNENGDPAAKYEIINWQPTENGIVDFVTVGLYDASLSEDKQLKLQNKSLIWAQNSQQVPLSVCSEKCPPGTRKVLQKGKPVCCYDCLRCAEGEMSNTTDSITCVICHPEFWSNERRDACVKKEAEFLSYEEIMGALLTAASLFGTCMTAVVAFIFFRYRQTPIVRANNSELSFLLLFSLILCFLCSLTFIGRPSEWSCMLRHTAFGITFVLCISCVLGKTIVVLMAFRATLPGSDVMKWFGPAQQKLSVLGFTLIQVVICILWLTISPPFPFKNFKKFNDKIILECALGSAVGFWAVLGYIGLLAMLCFILAFLARKLPDNFNEAKFITFSMLIFCAVWITFIPAYVSSPGKFSVAVEIFAILASSFGLLICIFIPKCYIILLKPEKNTKKNMMGKGAPKSS